DNA from Ignavibacteria bacterium:
GAATATGAAAATGATTGCAGAATTTTTTTGATGAGCTTACAAGGTCAATGATTTCATCGTTCAGTAAATTTGGTTCAATGGAGCTTATTCTTATGCGTTGAATGTCGAGCTTTTCAAGCATATATAAAACATCAATCAATTTGTATGTTAATTGCTCATTACCCATTGCTAATTGATGATTGTAATCGCCTGTGTTTACACCCGTTAAAATAATTTCTTTATATCCGGCATCGATGATTTTCTTTGCGTTGTCGAGAACTTCGTTGATTGGAAGGCTTCGTGATTTGCCGCGTGCAAGTGGAATTGTGCAGAACGAACATTTGTAATCGCATCCGTCCTGAATTTTCAGAAACGCTCTTGTGCGTGAGTCTATATCCGCAGAATATGCGCCGTTGATATTTTTTATTTCGGTTTCTGGGCTTCTGAACACACATGACACGTCATTCTTTTCGAAGTTCTGAATGTAATCGAACAGCTTAAATTTTTCGTTTGCTCCGAGCACAACATCGACACCGTTTATCGAAGCAATTTCATCAGGCTGAAGCTGTGCATAACAGCCCGTCACAATAATATATGTATCGGGATTTTGACGTAAGATGCTCCTTACGATTTGACGGCATTCTTTGTCAGCATTTTCCGTCACTGAACATGTATTCAAAACAAAAACATCGGATTTATCCCCGTAATTTTTGATTTTGAACCCGCGCGACTCGAACTGCTTAGCCAAAGTCGAGGTCTCGCTATAGTTTAGCTTACACCCAAGCGTATGTAGAGCAACACTTTTTACACTAGTATCCATCATACAAAATTAACGATTTTAATGCTTTTAAATAAGGTTATAAATCAGTAAGACAGGAGTAAAAACGTTGAATTTTGAGTAAAAATAAGCTAATTTAATAAACTCAAACCTAAACTTTTAAATCAAAATGCTTCACAGAATCTCAGCCAGGGGTTATCTTGAAAAAGATAATAAAGTATTATTCATTGAATATAAAGATGAATTTGGAATTTTCTATGCTTTGCCGGGAGGAAGACAGGAAGTAAATGAATTTTTAGCGGAAACTTTAGTGCGCGAGTTTAAAGAAGAAGTCTGTCTTGATGTTGAAGTGGCAGAAGTTATAATGGTCAGGGAGTTCACAAGGGAAACTTCAGAATTTGAACCCTGGCGAAACGGGATTCACCAGGTTGAGGTAATTTTTAGATGCAAATGCACCGATGAAAGCCAGACTGCATGCGATGGAAGTGTTCCTGACCCGGGTTCGAGAGGGCTTAAATGGATAGATAAATCGGATTTTAATAAATACAGAATTTATCCGCTCCAAAATTTAATAGAAGAAATAGAAAATCCGAGCTTTTCTTATCTCACTTCACGGGATTAAACCATTTCATAATTATTTCAAAATCTTTAACTTTCCTTAATAGGCTATCGATTAATTTTTCATAAATTTTGCGTATGAAAAAATCACTACTACTTGTCATAACACTTTTCTTAATTAGTATTTCAAACGTTTCTTTTGCTCAGGATGATGAAGGTAATACTTCCGATTCTGTTACCAGTTCCATAGTCGACCCGATAAGCGAGTTTGTTTTTGCAACAATGAAAACTGTTAATGAAAACTGGCTTGAGATGAACGACATAAAAGCAACAGGAACAATTAAGATTAATACACGCAGCATTGATGAAACAGCGGACATTGAGTCAGTTGTGAGAAAGAAAGATGATTTGTATTTTAAAATTGACGGACCGCTTGGTGTTGATGTCGGTGCAGGACATTTCAACAGAAAGAAATTTGTGTTTTGCGACTATTTGAATGAAAAGTGCTACACGGGGACTACGAATAATCTGAACATTTCATCACTTACAAAAATCAGCGTATCGTTCGATGAGCTTATGAATATCATTTCCGGGGGAGCAAGAATCAGAAAATATACGACCGATTCCGTCTGGTACACCGAGGAAGGTAATGATATCGTTTTGCAATTTATGTCTGCGAAAAAAACTTATAGAAAATTTTATGTTGATAAATCCTCAATGCTTGTGAAGAAGTTTATTTATATGAATGAAAAACGCCAGGTAGTGCTGAACGTTGAGTATGCGAATCTTGTGTATTACGGCAACGGCGCATTCGCAAAAACAATTTATGCCTCAAGACCTTTCAAAGGTGAGTCGTTCATAATTCAGTACGAAACATTTAATAATAACAATCCGTATTTAAGCTTTAATGTAAGTGTTCCCGGTGATTTTAGGAGAGTTGCTTTGAAATGATTATGTTGTTGGTGAAAACACCAACAACGGCAATTAAAAGAAGTTCAGTTAAGTAAAAATTGTTGAAGTTTTTTTATGAGTATTCTTTGAGTCTTAGCGCCTTTGCGGCAAGATGTTTTACGGCTTAGGTGCGTTCAATCCGGGAATTAATTGCAAAAGTCCTGAAATTATCATTTCAACAGCAATAGCAGCAACCAAAATTCCGGAAATTCTTGTCAGCACATCAACACCATTTTCTTTTAAGTAAACCTGCATCTTTGCGGAGCCCCTTAGTGCAAGCCATGTTGCAATCGCAACAATGACAATCACAACGCTAATCATAAGGTCATTCCAGATGCTTGTGCTTTGTGTTGCATAAAGAATTACACTACTGATTGGTCCCGGTCCTGCAAGAAGAGGAGTTGCCAGAGGAACTATTGCAATATTCTTTTTAGTTGGAGTTGCTGCAGGAGAATTATTGTCATCACCCAAAACCATTTTTAAAGCAATGAGAAAAATTATTGTTCCGCCTGCAAGTGTGAACGCGGGAATGGTAATTGCAAATATCTGCAGAATTAATTTGCCGAGGAATAATGCGATTAAAAGAATCACCGCAACACCGATGGCGGCAGTCTTAGCAATTTTTTGTTTTTGCTCGTCGGGCATTGTGGAAGTTGAAGCGAGATAAACAGGTATGCCTTCAAGCGGATTAACAAGAACAAAGATTGAAATGAAAATTTTTATGTAATAAGCTATTCCCTGTGCAATTTCCATACATTTAAGTTAATTTATTCCTGTTAAAAATTACAGATATAAAACTTAACTCTGCATTTTTTTCTAACCTAAATCAAAATTATAATTTGCATATTTTAATGCTCTCAGAAAAATAAAGTGAAACTCTTATATTCATACTTACAAAACTATCGCGGATTGGTTATTCTTGCGCTTGTTCTTGCGGCTATTAATCAGGTTTTTTCACTTCTTGACCCGTTTGTGTTCAGGTATGTAATTGATAACTATGCAACAAAATACGAACAATATACAACGAATCAATTTTTGCAGGGAGTGATAGGATTGCTTCTTCTCGCTGTCGGCGCGGCTCTTGTGTCAAGGATTGCAAAAAACTTTCAGGATTACTATATCAATGTAATCACACAGCGCCTTGGCGCGCAGATTTATTCTGATGGAATAAAGCACTCGCTTGAGCTTCCATATCAGGAGTTTGAAGACCAGAGAAGCGGGCAAACACTTGGGATACTTCAAAAAGTTCGCATAGATGTTGAGAAATTAATTCAGACATTCATAAATATTTTATTTACTTCACTTGTCGGAGTAATCTTTGTGGGTGTTTATGCGTTTACAGTTCACTGGATTATTGCACCGGTGTATTTGCTTACTATTCCGGTAATCGGACTTTTAAGTTCGGTGATGAGCAAAAAAATTAAGAAGATTCAGAAAACAATTGTTGCTGAAACAACGGGACTTGCAGGCTCTACAACGGAATCGCTCAGAAACATTGAGCTTGTTAAATCACTCGGACTTTCTAATCAGGAAATTAACCGTCTTAATACAACGACAAATAAAATTCTTGCTCTTGAGCTTAACAAAGTAAAATACATCCGCCGTCTGAGCTTCATTCAGGGAACAATTGTGAACTTAATCCGCACGTCGATTCTGCTTATGATGATGTATTTTATTTTTACACAGCAGATTACCGTTGGTCAGTTTTTCACACTGTTTATTTATTCGTTTTTTATTTTTGGTCCTTTGCAGGAGCTTGGAAATGTGATTAATATATACCGTGAAACTGAAGTATCGCTGGAGAACTTTAAGAAAATTCTTGAGATACCTGCGGAGAAAAAACCTAAGAATCCGGTTATTATTAATAAATTGACTGAGCTTCAGTTTGATAAAGTATTTTTTAAACATCGCTCTGCGATGGTGCATGCACTTGAACATGTCTCGTTTGATGTAAACATAAGGCAGACAGTTGCGTTTGTGGGTCCGTCGGGTTCAGGAAAAACAACGCTTGTAAAATTGCTTGTTGGTTTATACCAGCCGGAGAAAGGCGATATATTTTATAACCATATTAACTCAAAAGAAATCGACCTCGATGCTTTCCGCGAGAAGATTGGGTTTGTAACTCAGGATACGCAGTTGTTTTCAGGAACGATTCGCGAAAATTTGTTATTCGTAAACCCGAAAGCTACAGATGAACAATGCATGGATGTTCTCCAAAAAGCTCAATGCAACAGTTTGCTTGCCCGTGCTGATAAGGGACTTGATACGGTGATTGGCGAGGGCGGTGTGAAAGTTTCAGGTGGTGAGAAACAGCGTCTTTCGATAGCAAGAGCACTACTCAGGCATCCCGACTTGCTTGTATTTGATGAGGCGACGTCTTCGCTTGATTCTATTACTGAAGAAGAAATAAATAAGACAATAAGAAAAATTTCAGAATCACAGGAACATATAACGGTAATGATTGCGCACAGGTTATCGACTATTATGCATGCGGACATGATTCACGTGCTTGAAAAAGGTCATATTGTTGAGTCAGGCAAGCATCTCGAACTTCTTGAGCTTAAGGGACTTTACTATGCAATGTGGCGCCAGCAAATCGGTGAGCGTGAAAGTATTCAGAAAGCTCTCACAACTGAAAAACCGGGAATGAATTGATGAAGAAAAATCTTTTACTCTTACATGGTGCGCTTGGTTCGAAGGAACAATTAACTGAGCTTGAAGAAAAACTTTCGAGTGATTTTAAGATTTATAAAATGAATTTTTCGGGTCATGGAGGGGAGAATTTTCCGGATGAACCTTTTTCAATAAAATTATTTTCAGATGAACTTGTAAAATTCATAAATGAAAATAATCTTCAAGGTATAGATGTTTTTGGTTACAGCATGGGCGGGTATGTCGCGCTGCATGCGGCTTTGAATAATGCGGGCACAGGATTGATTAACAAAATTTTTACAACTGCTACGAAATTTGACTGGAACGAAGAGACCTCAAAGAAAGAAGCAGGTATGCTGAATCCCGAAAAAATCGAAGAGAAGATTCCTGCATTTGCTGAGCAGTTGAAGCAGCGGCATGCACCGCAAGATTGGAAGCAGGTTTTAAACAAAACTGAGGAAATGATGCTGAATTTGGGAAAAAATCCTGAATTAAAAGAATCCGATTTTGAAAAAATTCAGAATGAAGTTTTGATTAGCGTGGGTGATAAAGATAATATGGTTTCGATTCAAGAAACGAAAAATACATCAGAAAAAATTCCGAATGCAAAGTTTTTACTTTTGGAAAATACTCCGCATCCGATAGAAAAGATTTCTGTGGATTTGCTTTCAGGTGAAATAAAAAAGTTTTTTAAATAAAAAACTAATATTTACTACGAATTATACAAATTACAATAATTAAAAGATTTTTGAAAAATTAAATTAGTATAATTAGTATAATTCGTAGTTATTAAAATAATCATGACAGAAAAAAAATTATATTCAACGGGAACGGTCTGGGAAGAAAAAGTCGGTTACTCACGCGCAGTACAAGCGGGCAACATGATTTTTATTTCGGGAACGACCGCAGTAACTGACGGCAAAGTTGTCGGAATCGATAATCCTTATGAACAGACAAAAATCATTCTCGAAAAAATAAAAACTGCTCTTGAACAGTTTAATTCAAGTTTAAAAGATGTTGTCCGTGTCAGGATTTTTGTTACTAAGATAGACCATTTTGAACAGGTTGGCAGTGTTTTAGGTGAATATTTTAAGGACATAAAACCGGCAATGACATTGATGGAAGTATCGGCTTTTGTTGTGAGAGAAATGCTTATAGAAATCGAAGCTGATGCAGTGATTTAATGTCAGAGCTCGATAAAAAATATGAAAAATTTCGTCCGAAGAAATTTCTCGGACAGAATTTTTTGGTTGATGAAAACATTGCCAAGAAAATAATTTCATTCCTTGACATAAAAGATGGTGATAATGTTCTTGAAATTGGTCCGGGACATGGAGCTTTAACAAAGCATCTTATAAAGTTTAACATAAATTACACTGCTGTAGAACTTGACAAATTTATTGTAGAAGAGCTTACGAATAAGTATGGTGATAAGATTAATCTTATACATAAAGATTTTTTAGAATTTGATTTTTCACAACTTCACAACTTTACAACTTCACCAATTAAAGTTATTGGCAATATTCCATATAATATCACAACGGAAATTTTGTTTAAACTTTATGACAATAAACAATTTGTTCAAAGTGCGGTTTTGATGATGCAAAAAGAAGTCGCACAGAGACTGACTGCAAAACCTAATACAAAAGATTATGGGATTCTTGCAATCCTGACGCAGGTGAATGCTGTTCCGAAAATTGTTTATAATGTTCCACCGACAGCTTTTTTTCCAAAGCCAAAGGTAACGTCATCAGTTGTTAGGCTGGAACTCAAAAATGATTCTTATGTTATAAAAGATGTTGATTTATTCAAAAAAATCGTTAAAAGTTCATTTAACCAGCGGAGAAAAGTGATGCGAAATTCATTAAAAAAACTTTTTGAAGAAAAGGGCATTGAATTTGAGTCCGTGAATTTCGATTTTTCAAAACGTCCGGAACAGCTTTCTATTCAGGAATTTGTTGAATTGACGAATTCTATTAACAATATTTTAAGAAGTTAATTTGTGTAAACCTGTAATCTGTGGTTAGTTATTAACTTTTTTATCAGCGTTAAATTGTTTTGAAGCTTGCGTCTTTGTGACTTTGTGGCTATAATTTTTGTGAAAGACTTAAAAAAGAAAATTTTTCATTCCTCACAGTTCCAGTCCTTAAAAAGTTTTAAGGAAAGGGAATCCTATTGTCTTACCGGAGTTAACGGCTCGCTTACCTCATTCATTCTTGAATACATTTCTCAAAACGTTAATCCTAAAGTTTTTTTAATCTCATCAGAGAAAGACAGAATTAATAATCTGAAAGATGATTTGGATACAATCAGCTCATCTGAAAATGTTTCAATTATTCAGACGGGTGAACCCGATGATGAAGAACAAATCTCAAAATCACTGACACTTCTTTCAGAGGATGATTCATTTATAATTATATGTAACTCAAAAGAGCTTTCCAAAAAATTTATTGCGAAAGATAAATTTGTAGTTTCTATTATAGAGCTTGGAAAGGAAAAGGATTTTCCATTTAATGATTTGATTGCAAAGCTTTCAGCGTTTCATTATACGAGAAAAGATTTTGTCGAAGAGGTCGGTGATTTTTCTGTTCGCGGAGGTATTATCGATATTTATCCAGAGTCGCTCTCGACTCCAGTTCGTGTTGAGTTTTTTGGAGATACGGTTGAGTCTATCCGTGAGTTTGATATTACTACTCAACGTTCGTTAAAAGAAATTAGCTCGGTAAAATTCGGAATGAATCTTTCAACGCAGACAGACGAAGATGAAAATTATAAACCCGACAGCTCGATTTTTGAGTATATAAGTAATGATACATTAATCGTTCTTGATAATCCTGAAGTAACTCTCGCAGAGGTTGAGGATTTAAGCTTTATGGATATGCATCAGATTTGTTTGATAACTCAGTTTGAAAATCTGAATGTTCTTGAATCTCAAAATCTTTTACCCACCGGACAAAACTTTATTTTAGAAAATTTTTCAAGTAAACCACAGCCCGATTTTCATTCAAACCTCAGACATTTCTATTCAAATATATGCAACTATCAGCGTGACGGTTATGATGTTTATATTCTAAGTTCTGATGAAGTTCAAGCAGAGCGCTTTGAATCCTTGCTTGAAGATTTCAAAGATGAAGAAATTTTTAACAGAGATACACAGATACATTCAGTCAATTTTGATGAAGATAACGAAGAAGATAATTATAAAAAAGAAAGCTCTGCTTCGCTTGACATATCAAGAGTAAAATTTCTTAGTGATTCTTTGCATGAAGGATTTATTTTTAATGATGCCAACACGGTTGTTTATACAGAGCATCAGGTTTTTGGAAGATATTTCAGACAGTTCAAAAAGCGAAAACATAAGTTCAAAGGTTTAACCTTCAATGAATTAAAAGAACTTACGTATGGTGATTACATTGTTCACAGGGATTTCGGCATAGGTAAATTTGAGGGGCTGAAAAAAATTAAGGTTGGTAGCAATGAACAGGAAGCAGTGAAGCTGACCTATGATGCAGGGGATACGGTTTTTGTAAATCTGAATTACATTCATCTTATAAAAAAATATTCCAGCACGGAAGGATATGTTCCAAAACTTACAAGTCTTGGCGGCGGTGAATGGGATAAGCTTAAGCTTCGAGCAAAGAAAAAAGTTCAGGATATTGCCCGTGATTTAATTTTACTTTATGCAAAGCGAAAGTCCGAACAGGGTTTTAGTTTTTCACAGGACACACACTGGCAGAGAGAACTTGAAGCGAATTTTATGTACGAGGATACTCCTGACCAGTATAAAGCAACTGTCGATGTGAAGAACGATATGCAATCGCAAAGTCCGATGGACAGATTGGTTTGCGGTGATGTTGGCTTTGGAAAAACAGAAGTTGCTGTCCGCGCTGCATTCAAGGCGGTGCTCGATAATAAACAAGTTGCGGTGCTTGTGCCGACAACCATTCTTGCGGTTCAGCATTATAACACTTTCCGTGACCGTCTCTCACCGTTTGCGGTTGAGGTTGCGGTGCTTACAAGGTTTCAGACAAAGAAAGAACAAAAAGAGATTCTCGAAAAACTTGCCGAAGGAAAAATAAATATTATCATAGGCACTCATAGAATTTTGTCAAAGGACATACAATTCAAAGATATTGGTTTGCTTATAATCGATGAGGAGCAGAGATTTGGTGTGAAAGCAAAAGAAAAGATTCGTTCCATCCAACCGAATATTGATACATTAACTCTTACAGCTACACCAATTCCAAGAACGATGAATTTTTCATTGCTTGGCGCAAGAGATTTGTCGATTATTAATACACCGCCGAAAAACAGAAAACCGATTCATACTGAAATTATAAAAATGGACTGGGATAAACTTCATGAGATAATGAGTTATGAATTAAAACGCGGCGGACAGATTTATTTTGTAAATGATACAATTGAAAGACTATATACTCTTGCAGATAAAATAAGGCATGAGATTCCTCATGCAAAACCAAGCATTGCTCACGGGCAGATGGAGGCGCATCAGCTTGAAGATGCAGTTATAAACTTCATCGAGAAAAAAACTAATGTGCTTGTGTGCACAAAGATTATTGAGTCAGGATTGGATATTCCGAACGTTAACACGATTATAATAAATAACGCCGACAGATACGGCTTGTCGGAGCTTTACCAGCTTCGCGGACGCGTCGGCAGAAGCGAAACACAGGCATTTGCTTATCTCATCTCGTCGGGCAAGCTGACAAAGACCGCGATTAAACGTCTGCAGGCGATTGAGGAATTTACGGAACTTGGCTCGGGAATTAATTTATCTATGCGTGACATGGAAATTCGCGGAGTCGGGAATCTTTTGGGCAAAGAACAAAGCGGTTTTGTTCAACAGATTGGTTTTGAGCTATTTATGAGTATTATAGATGAAGCAGTTTCAGAACTTAAAGAAAATGAATTTTCGGAATTATTCAGAGAATTTGGAGATAAGGATAAAGCAATCGAACAGGATGAAAAGAAAGATGAAACTCAAAAACTCGGAAAGAAAATCGAAAAGAAACCAAGTCTTGTTACTATTAAGAGAGACCCTACTGTTATAGAAAACGACTTGAATGCTCTCATTCCGAAAGACTATATTGAGAATGACACCGAGCGTCTTAATATCTATAGAAAATTATATGAAGCTTCATTTGAAGAAGAGCTGAAAGAAATTAGAGCAGAGCTTATCGACAGATTTGGTGAGTTTCTTGAAGATGTTGAAAATCTTTTCGAGCTTGTGAGATTAAAAATCAAAGCAACGAATCTCGGTTTGGAAAAAATTTCAATTCAGGATAATTTGATTTCATTATATTTCCCGAAAGATAAAGAGCATCCGATTTTTCAGGGTGAATATTTTACGAATTTAATTGACAGGATTTCAAAAGATAATACAAAGAAGTTTAATATTTCAGGCGCAAAAGACCAGCTTATAATTGAAAAAGAAACAAATTCTGTGAAGGATATTGACCGCTTAAAAGAATTGGATAATATTTTAAATTAAATCCAAAGAGATTTCTTTTTCGTTTATACATATATGAAAAAAGCTTTATTCATATTGTTTCTTTTAATTTCCTCAAGTAATCTGTTCAGCCAGATCTATCCTTTTCCGCAAAACCAAACCTATCCCTTTGGAATAATGCCATCTAATCGCAATGCAGTCGATGCCGATTCTGTTTATGCTAACTGGAAAAATCGTCACATTACAACTGACGGCGCAGGTGCATTCAGGAGAGTTGTCTGGGATACCCTGCGTGCAACCGTCTCGGAAGGCATCGGATATGGAATGCTTCTTGCAGCTAACCGCGGCGATCAGGCATTGTTCAATGATTTGTGGGGATATTACAATTTGCATCTCGACCCGACAGGATTGATGATATGGATAATCGATTCACTTGGCAATCCATTCAGCATAGGCGGCTTTACTGCGGATGGCTCTGCAACTGATGCAGAAGAAGACGTTGCATATGCGCTGGTGATGGCACACAGGCAATGGGGAAGCGGAGGTGCAATAAATTATTTACAGGCAGCGCAGACACAGATAAATAAAGTTTTTCAGTATGAAATTGACTCGACATATTTTTTACCGAAATCAGGAAATGAACCAGGGGGAATTTACAGAGTCAACTTTTCATACTTTGCCCCTGCATATTACAGGGTGTTCAGAGAAATAACAAATAATCCGGGATGGGACAGCGTGCTGAATAATACTTATAATTTTTTATCGCTGTTTGTTTCAACTCATTCGTTAACAACAGGAATCGTTCCTGACTGGTGTTTTCCCGATGGAACACCATTCACACTTTGCCCGCCTGAATTTCCATGCAGATATACTTATTATTACGACGCATGCAGGACGCCATGGCGCATCGCAATGGATTATGTTTGGTTTGGCGACCCCCGTTCATTGGCTTTTTGTTCATTGATAAGTAATTTTGCCAGAAGTGTGGGTTCTGTGAATATTGTGGACGAATATACTTTGGGTGGAACACCGCTGGGTGTATATCATAACAATGCTTTTGTCGGACCTTTCGGTGTTGGCGCAATGGCGACTACATCGCTTAATCAGAACTTTCTCGACAGCATATATGCAGAAAATGTGAGCACTTTCAGCGGAAGATGGAATTATTATAATTCAAGTTTGAAAGCATTAACATTATTTATGCAGACGGGAAATTTCATCAGCGGACAAATCATATTACCCGTTAATTTGCAAAATTTCAGTTCACAAATTGCAAATAACACCGTTAATTTATTCTGGCAAACATCACAAGAAATAAATAATGAGAGGTTTGAGATTGAAAGATGTCAATTGTCAAGCGTGGGGTACTCTCCGGGTCATGGTGAATGGAAAAAAATCGGCACGGTTGCAGGGAGCGGAACCATAAATAGTGTGCAAAATTATTCTTTCACAGATGCAAATTTAAATTCCGGATTTTATAAATATAGATTAAAACAAATTGACTATAACGGTAACTATGAATACCATTCCTTGAAGGAAGAGATTATAATCGGTACTCCAAATAAATTTTACTTATCCCAAAATTATCCTAATCCGTTTAATCCTTCCACAAAAATAACCTATCAATTACCTTCTGATGGTTTTGTTAAGCTAAATGTTTATGACATTACGGGAAAACTTATTGCAAGTTTAGTAAATGAATTTCAAAAAGCCGGATATTATAATATTGAGTTTAATTCAACATTCCAGCTACCAAGCGGAATTTATTTCTACAGAATAATCTCTCACAGTTTTATTGAGACCAAAAAGATGTTATTAATTAAATAATTCCCACCAAATTATTTCTCTTTTACCCTTAATAAATGATGCTTAAATTAGGTTGTTAATTTTACTTTATGAAAACATTAATCCTGACTTTCATTTTCATACCTTCAATAATTTTTGCTCAATATACTAACGTTCAGATAACAAATATTTCAAATCCTGAAGAAGTTTCCATAATGATGGACCCGAAAAATACAAATAGACTTGTAGCGGGATGCAATATTAATGCATATTTTTATTCCTCAAACGGAGGACTGAACTGGACAAGAGGCACACTTTCGTCGACATACGGCGTATGGGGAGACCCCTGCATCATTATAGATACGCTTGGTCATTTTTATTATTTTCATTTATCAAATCCTTCATCAGGCGGTAGCTGGATTGACAGAATGGTGGTTCAGAAATCTACTAACGGAGGAGTGAACTGGTCAACTCCGGGCGCATACTTCGGATTATTTCCTCCAAAACAGCAAGACAAAGAATGGGCAGTTGTTGATACAAGAAATAATAATATTTATGTAACATGGACGCAGTTTGATTCTTACGGAAGTGCAAGTCCATTGGACAGCTCGATAATATTTTTTTCCAAATCGACAAATGCCGGAACAAACTGGTCAACTGCAATGAGAATAAACACAAAAGCAGGTGATTGCATCGATGAGGATAATACTGTTGAAGGCGCTGTTCCTGCAGTCGGACCAAACGGAGAAATTTATGTCGCATGGACAGGACCGCTCGGGCTTGTTTTTGACCGCTCTACAGACGCAGGCAACACCTGGCTTTCAAACGATATTCCGATAACTTCACAGCCGGGAGGCTGGGACTATTCGATTCCGGGACTTCAGCGATGCAACGGACTTCCTATAACCTGTTGTGATTTAAGCAGCGGACCAAATCGCGGAACTGTTTATGTTAACTGGTCTGACCAGAGAAACGGTTCAACCGACACGGATGTATTTTTAATTAAATCCACAAACGGTGGAACTAATTGGAGCACAATTAAACGTGTAAATGACGACCCTCCGGGCAAGCATCAGTTTTTCACATGGATGACCGTTGACCAGAAAACAGGTTATTTATATTTTGTTTTTCACGACAGAAGAAACTACACGGATACAAGAACGGATGTTTATATTGCCCGTTCAACCGATGGAGGAGAAACTTTTCAAAACATAAAAGTCAGCGCAACGCCGTTTACACCAAGCGCTTCAGTATTTTTTGGTGATTATAATAATATAATTGCTCACGATAATGTTGTCCGTCCAATCTGGACGCGTCTTGATGGAATGCAGTTAAGCATCTGGACGGCAATTGTTGATTTCACGACAGGTGTTTCGGATCCTGCCGGAAATATTCCCGAAAACTTTTCTTTATCACAAAATTATCCCAATCCCTTTAATCCTGAGACAAAAATAAAATTTGAAGTTCCCGTTACAAACGGCGCGGACCAGACTGAAGTCAAGCTTATTATATATGATGCTTT
Protein-coding regions in this window:
- the mfd gene encoding transcription-repair coupling factor; this translates as MKDLKKKIFHSSQFQSLKSFKERESYCLTGVNGSLTSFILEYISQNVNPKVFLISSEKDRINNLKDDLDTISSSENVSIIQTGEPDDEEQISKSLTLLSEDDSFIIICNSKELSKKFIAKDKFVVSIIELGKEKDFPFNDLIAKLSAFHYTRKDFVEEVGDFSVRGGIIDIYPESLSTPVRVEFFGDTVESIREFDITTQRSLKEISSVKFGMNLSTQTDEDENYKPDSSIFEYISNDTLIVLDNPEVTLAEVEDLSFMDMHQICLITQFENLNVLESQNLLPTGQNFILENFSSKPQPDFHSNLRHFYSNICNYQRDGYDVYILSSDEVQAERFESLLEDFKDEEIFNRDTQIHSVNFDEDNEEDNYKKESSASLDISRVKFLSDSLHEGFIFNDANTVVYTEHQVFGRYFRQFKKRKHKFKGLTFNELKELTYGDYIVHRDFGIGKFEGLKKIKVGSNEQEAVKLTYDAGDTVFVNLNYIHLIKKYSSTEGYVPKLTSLGGGEWDKLKLRAKKKVQDIARDLILLYAKRKSEQGFSFSQDTHWQRELEANFMYEDTPDQYKATVDVKNDMQSQSPMDRLVCGDVGFGKTEVAVRAAFKAVLDNKQVAVLVPTTILAVQHYNTFRDRLSPFAVEVAVLTRFQTKKEQKEILEKLAEGKINIIIGTHRILSKDIQFKDIGLLIIDEEQRFGVKAKEKIRSIQPNIDTLTLTATPIPRTMNFSLLGARDLSIINTPPKNRKPIHTEIIKMDWDKLHEIMSYELKRGGQIYFVNDTIERLYTLADKIRHEIPHAKPSIAHGQMEAHQLEDAVINFIEKKTNVLVCTKIIESGLDIPNVNTIIINNADRYGLSELYQLRGRVGRSETQAFAYLISSGKLTKTAIKRLQAIEEFTELGSGINLSMRDMEIRGVGNLLGKEQSGFVQQIGFELFMSIIDEAVSELKENEFSELFREFGDKDKAIEQDEKKDETQKLGKKIEKKPSLVTIKRDPTVIENDLNALIPKDYIENDTERLNIYRKLYEASFEEELKEIRAELIDRFGEFLEDVENLFELVRLKIKATNLGLEKISIQDNLISLYFPKDKEHPIFQGEYFTNLIDRISKDNTKKFNISGAKDQLIIEKETNSVKDIDRLKELDNILN
- a CDS encoding glycosyl hydrolase family 8 produces the protein MKKALFILFLLISSSNLFSQIYPFPQNQTYPFGIMPSNRNAVDADSVYANWKNRHITTDGAGAFRRVVWDTLRATVSEGIGYGMLLAANRGDQALFNDLWGYYNLHLDPTGLMIWIIDSLGNPFSIGGFTADGSATDAEEDVAYALVMAHRQWGSGGAINYLQAAQTQINKVFQYEIDSTYFLPKSGNEPGGIYRVNFSYFAPAYYRVFREITNNPGWDSVLNNTYNFLSLFVSTHSLTTGIVPDWCFPDGTPFTLCPPEFPCRYTYYYDACRTPWRIAMDYVWFGDPRSLAFCSLISNFARSVGSVNIVDEYTLGGTPLGVYHNNAFVGPFGVGAMATTSLNQNFLDSIYAENVSTFSGRWNYYNSSLKALTLFMQTGNFISGQIILPVNLQNFSSQIANNTVNLFWQTSQEINNERFEIERCQLSSVGYSPGHGEWKKIGTVAGSGTINSVQNYSFTDANLNSGFYKYRLKQIDYNGNYEYHSLKEEIIIGTPNKFYLSQNYPNPFNPSTKITYQLPSDGFVKLNVYDITGKLIASLVNEFQKAGYYNIEFNSTFQLPSGIYFYRIISHSFIETKKMLLIK
- the rsmA gene encoding 16S rRNA (adenine(1518)-N(6)/adenine(1519)-N(6))-dimethyltransferase RsmA, giving the protein MSELDKKYEKFRPKKFLGQNFLVDENIAKKIISFLDIKDGDNVLEIGPGHGALTKHLIKFNINYTAVELDKFIVEELTNKYGDKINLIHKDFLEFDFSQLHNFTTSPIKVIGNIPYNITTEILFKLYDNKQFVQSAVLMMQKEVAQRLTAKPNTKDYGILAILTQVNAVPKIVYNVPPTAFFPKPKVTSSVVRLELKNDSYVIKDVDLFKKIVKSSFNQRRKVMRNSLKKLFEEKGIEFESVNFDFSKRPEQLSIQEFVELTNSINNILRS